In Musa acuminata AAA Group cultivar baxijiao chromosome BXJ3-11, Cavendish_Baxijiao_AAA, whole genome shotgun sequence, one DNA window encodes the following:
- the LOC135652329 gene encoding 14 kDa proline-rich protein DC2.15-like, with product MATSKLSPSLALFLTLSLLFVNLVTPCGNCCIEPPHKCHHKPPKHGPSPPPRPPSPGPGAKCPRDALKLGVCANVLGGLLNITLGTPPKEPCCTLLQGLADLEAAVCLCTALKGNVLGLVLNLPISLSLLLNYCGKEVPTGFLCY from the coding sequence ATGGCGACGTCGAAGCTCTCACCATCGCTTGCTCTCTTCCTAACCCTCAGCCTACTCTTCGTCAACCTCGTCACTCCCTGCGGGAACTGCTGCATCGAACCTCCACACAAGTGCCACCACAAGCCACCCAAGCATGGCCCTTCTCCGCCACCAAGGCCGCCGAGCCCCGGCCCCGGGGCCAAGTGCCCCCGGGACGCGCTCAAGCTCGGCGTCTGCGCCAATGTTCTCGGTGGCTTGCTAAACATAACGCTCGGCACGCCACCAAAGGAGCCATGCTGCACTCTGCTGCAAGGCCTCGCAGACCTCGAGGCCGCCGTGTGTCTTTGCACCGCCCTCAAGGGCAACGTCCTGGGCCTCGTCCTTAATCTCCCCATCAGCCTCAGCTTGCTCCTCAACTACTGCGGCAAGGAGGTGCCCACTGGCTTCCTCTGCTATTAG
- the LOC103970378 gene encoding autophagy-related protein 8e — protein MSRSQSNFKQQHEFEQRKTESQWIKDKYPGRFPVIVEKADTSDVPNIDKQKYLVPGEMTFGQFVHIIHKSINTGAEKAIFMFVDNALPPTGILMSRLYDDKKDEDGFLYFVYSGENTFGCQNMQ, from the exons ATGTCGAGGAGTCAGAGCAATTTCAAGCAGCAGCATGAGTTCG AGCAGAGGAAGACGGAGTCGCAGtggatcaaggataaataccctggcAGGTTTCCG GTGATTGTGGAGAAGGCAGATACAAGTGATGTGCCAAATATTGACAAGCAAAA GTATTTGGTCCCAGGAGAGATGACATTCGGGCAGTTTGTCCATATTATCCACAAGAGTATAAATACGGGTGCAGAGAAAGCCATATTTATGTTTGTAGACAATGCGCTTCCACCAACTG GAATTCTGATGTCTCGGCTGTATGATGATAAGAAAGATGAAGATGGATTCCTTTACTTCGTTTACAGTGGGGAGAACACCTTCGGATGTCAGAACATGCAGTAG